One region of Aeromicrobium sp. Sec7.5 genomic DNA includes:
- a CDS encoding DHA2 family efflux MFS transporter permease subunit, producing the protein MSASTAPAAPDKLDGPVLKVAGVVVLGAIMSILDITVVSVALPTFANVFDTTLATVAWTMTGYTLALATVIPATGWAADRFGTKRLYIAALVLFTAGSVLCAAADSIEMLIAFRVLQGLGGGMLMPLGMTILTRAAGPERIGRLMAVLGVPMLLGPISGPILGGYLIDQFSWHWIFLINLPIGIIAIIVAMRVLPKDTATSSESFDLMGMLLLSPGLAAFLFGVSSIAEGGNGVHLGPRVWVSVTIGLLLITAFVFHAFRPEHPLIDLRLFANRRLTVAVVTMFVFIVAFMGAGLLFPSYFLQVRGETTLMAGLLIAPQGLGAMIMMPVAGFMADKIPVGRTVPFFMLLIAAGFVPFTMLGAETSYWLLGSALFVMGLGMGGTMMPIMTSALKTLTNHEVARGSTLVNIVQQVGSSVGAAVLSVILTNSIQASPTIQGAVDDNGEPLTEAGVAIATQMQPGLLDQLGLPGDVIQRGLSFAADAFSSTFMVALALVLVAIVPALFLPRKREESAMLDAEDAAAAPIMLH; encoded by the coding sequence ATGAGTGCCTCCACCGCACCCGCAGCGCCCGACAAGCTCGACGGGCCGGTGCTCAAGGTCGCCGGCGTCGTCGTGCTGGGCGCCATCATGTCGATCCTCGACATCACCGTCGTGAGCGTGGCCCTGCCGACCTTCGCGAACGTCTTCGATACGACGCTCGCGACGGTCGCGTGGACCATGACCGGCTACACGCTGGCCCTGGCCACCGTCATCCCCGCCACGGGGTGGGCCGCCGACCGCTTCGGCACCAAGCGCCTCTACATCGCGGCGCTGGTGCTCTTCACCGCTGGCTCGGTGCTGTGCGCCGCGGCCGACTCGATCGAGATGCTCATCGCGTTCCGGGTGCTGCAGGGTCTCGGCGGCGGCATGCTGATGCCGCTCGGCATGACGATCCTGACCCGCGCCGCGGGCCCGGAGCGCATCGGTCGCCTCATGGCCGTGCTCGGTGTCCCGATGCTGCTCGGTCCGATCAGCGGCCCGATCCTCGGCGGCTACCTCATCGACCAGTTCAGCTGGCATTGGATCTTCCTGATCAACCTGCCGATCGGCATCATCGCGATCATCGTGGCGATGCGGGTCCTGCCGAAGGACACCGCGACCAGCTCCGAGTCGTTCGACCTCATGGGCATGCTGCTGCTCTCGCCCGGCCTCGCGGCGTTCCTGTTCGGTGTCTCCTCGATCGCCGAGGGCGGCAACGGCGTGCACCTCGGCCCGCGCGTCTGGGTGTCGGTCACGATCGGCCTGCTGCTGATCACGGCGTTCGTGTTCCATGCGTTCCGCCCGGAGCACCCGCTGATCGACCTGCGCCTCTTCGCAAACCGCCGGCTCACGGTCGCGGTCGTCACGATGTTCGTCTTCATCGTGGCCTTCATGGGCGCCGGTCTGCTCTTCCCGAGCTACTTCCTGCAGGTGCGCGGGGAGACCACCCTCATGGCCGGTCTGCTGATCGCCCCGCAGGGACTCGGCGCGATGATCATGATGCCGGTCGCCGGATTCATGGCCGACAAGATCCCGGTCGGTCGCACGGTGCCGTTCTTCATGCTCCTGATCGCGGCCGGCTTCGTCCCGTTCACGATGCTGGGCGCCGAGACGTCCTACTGGCTCCTCGGCAGCGCGCTGTTCGTCATGGGCCTGGGCATGGGCGGCACGATGATGCCGATCATGACCTCGGCGCTCAAGACGCTGACCAACCACGAGGTGGCCCGGGGGTCGACGCTGGTCAACATCGTGCAGCAGGTCGGCAGCTCGGTCGGCGCCGCGGTGCTCTCGGTCATCCTGACCAACAGCATCCAGGCCTCGCCCACGATCCAGGGTGCCGTCGACGACAACGGTGAGCCGCTCACGGAGGCGGGGGTCGCGATCGCGACGCAGATGCAGCCAGGCCTGCTCGACCAGCTCGGTCTGCCCGGTGACGTGATCCAGCGGGGTCTGTCGTTCGCTGCCGATGCGTTCTCGTCGACCTTCATGGTCGCCCTGGCGCTCGTGCTCGTCGCGATCGTCCCGGCGCTGTTCCTGCCGCGCAAACGGGAGGAGTCGGCGATGCTGGACGCCGAGGACGCGGCCGCAGCGCCGATCATGCTGCACTGA
- the rpmG gene encoding 50S ribosomal protein L33, with amino-acid sequence MASKSSDVRPKITLACTECKERNYITKKNRRNDPDRLDIKKFCPRCKTHQVHRETR; translated from the coding sequence GTGGCCAGCAAGAGCTCCGACGTCCGCCCCAAGATCACCCTTGCCTGCACCGAGTGCAAGGAGCGGAACTACATCACCAAGAAGAACCGTCGCAATGATCCCGATCGTCTCGACATCAAGAAGTTCTGCCCGCGCTGCAAGACCCACCAGGTGCACCGCGAGACCCGCTGA
- a CDS encoding MarR family winged helix-turn-helix transcriptional regulator, whose protein sequence is MSTSSDVLYDQLQDFLQQVMGVMHSRTNDVAAELDLTINQAKTVFLLACAPEALPISAIAEQVGISVAAEGRVIDRLVKLSVVERRESESDRRVKLVSLAPRGLELADAHGKQKAQALRDVVDQIPPDLCARLSAALDPILAGDHLRPTRKK, encoded by the coding sequence GTGTCCACCTCGTCCGACGTGCTCTACGACCAGCTGCAGGACTTCCTGCAGCAGGTCATGGGCGTCATGCACTCGCGCACGAACGACGTCGCCGCCGAGCTCGACCTCACGATCAACCAGGCCAAGACCGTCTTCCTGCTGGCGTGCGCTCCCGAGGCGCTGCCCATCTCGGCGATCGCCGAGCAGGTCGGCATCTCGGTCGCGGCCGAGGGTCGGGTGATCGACCGGCTCGTGAAGCTGTCGGTCGTCGAGCGTCGCGAGAGCGAGTCCGACCGCCGCGTCAAGCTCGTCTCGCTGGCCCCGCGGGGCCTGGAGCTCGCCGATGCGCACGGGAAGCAGAAGGCCCAGGCGCTGCGTGACGTGGTCGACCAGATCCCCCCTGACCTGTGCGCCCGGCTGTCCGCGGCACTGGATCCGATCCTCGCAGGCGACCACCTGCGACCCACCAGGAAGAAGTGA
- a CDS encoding NADPH-dependent F420 reductase, giving the protein MTTLGLIGSGNIGSTLARLAVDAGLDVVLSNSRGPETLAGLVEELGPHARAATAPEAASAGDLVVVTIPLKHLRDVPVEPLRGKVVLDTGNYYPERDGSIPELDDESTTTSELLQAHLPESHVVKAFNNIYFEHLAALARPAGDAERSVLAIAGDDAPAKAEASALIDRLGYDTHDVGALAEGWRFQRDTAAYAALYGDPSTSFPDWRPRPVKLDLLQQQLDAAQRYRDM; this is encoded by the coding sequence ATGACGACACTCGGACTGATCGGCAGCGGCAACATCGGCAGCACCCTCGCGCGACTCGCGGTCGACGCCGGCCTCGACGTGGTGCTGAGCAACAGCCGCGGCCCGGAGACCCTGGCCGGCCTGGTCGAGGAGCTCGGCCCGCACGCCCGTGCGGCGACGGCGCCGGAGGCGGCGAGCGCGGGCGACCTCGTGGTCGTCACGATCCCGCTCAAGCACCTCCGCGACGTGCCGGTCGAGCCCCTCCGCGGGAAGGTCGTGCTCGACACCGGCAACTACTACCCGGAGCGCGACGGCTCGATCCCCGAGCTCGACGACGAGTCGACCACGACGAGCGAGCTGCTGCAGGCGCACCTGCCCGAGTCGCACGTCGTGAAGGCGTTCAACAACATCTACTTCGAGCACCTCGCGGCGCTGGCGCGACCGGCCGGTGACGCCGAGCGGTCCGTGCTCGCGATCGCCGGCGACGACGCTCCCGCGAAGGCCGAGGCCTCCGCGCTGATCGATCGGCTCGGCTACGACACCCACGACGTCGGCGCCCTGGCCGAGGGCTGGCGCTTCCAGCGCGACACCGCGGCCTACGCGGCGCTGTACGGCGACCCGAGCACGTCCTTCCCCGACTGGAGGCCGCGTCCGGTCAAGCTCGACCTGCTGCAGCAGCAGCTCGACGCCGCCCAGCGCTACCGCGACATGTGA
- a CDS encoding endonuclease domain-containing protein: MTAGSPVNAGPAWSTELGRPLHRTKALPPCTPDGVRPAAAWIQTCADAPHLKCVARGDGLLHGGHATVAEISETIQLHLWRSGALQTRRVVRELDPRSASPQESRLRSWCRAGGLPRPLVNAAIVERGRQIAIVDLLFEEYRLVVEYEGRQHHRDSRQFARDVQRYADLRAAGYEYVQVTAEMLRNPRAVVLLILQRLRDRGYAGPAPTFGLRWQALSRPISTQR; the protein is encoded by the coding sequence GTGACGGCAGGCTCACCGGTCAACGCTGGGCCGGCCTGGTCCACAGAGCTCGGCCGTCCACTGCACCGGACCAAGGCGCTGCCGCCCTGCACGCCGGACGGAGTTCGTCCCGCCGCCGCCTGGATCCAGACGTGTGCCGACGCCCCGCACCTCAAGTGCGTCGCACGCGGCGACGGGCTGCTCCATGGCGGGCACGCCACGGTCGCGGAGATCTCCGAGACGATCCAGCTTCACCTCTGGAGATCGGGGGCACTGCAGACGCGTCGTGTCGTCAGGGAACTGGACCCGCGGTCCGCCTCGCCCCAGGAGAGCCGCCTGCGTTCGTGGTGCCGCGCCGGTGGTCTGCCGCGGCCGCTGGTCAACGCCGCCATTGTCGAGAGAGGTCGCCAGATCGCGATCGTCGACCTGCTGTTCGAGGAGTACCGACTCGTCGTCGAGTACGAGGGTCGCCAGCACCACCGCGACTCGCGCCAGTTCGCCCGAGACGTGCAGCGCTACGCCGACCTCCGGGCCGCGGGCTACGAGTACGTCCAGGTCACGGCCGAGATGCTGCGCAACCCCAGGGCTGTCGTGCTCCTCATCCTCCAGCGCTTGCGCGACCGCGGGTACGCGGGCCCGGCACCGACCTTCGGCCTCCGGTGGCAGGCGCTCTCGCGTCCCATCTCCACCCAGCGGTGA
- a CDS encoding YajQ family cyclic di-GMP-binding protein yields MADSSFDIVSKFDRQEADNALNQAVKEIGQRYDFKNTGATIEWKGEQGIEVTANAEERALAVLEVFKEKLIKRGISLKALETDDPRQSGKDVKLNGTFSDGITTEQAKKVSKIIRDEGPKGAKVQIQGDELRVTSKKRDDLQEIIALVKAADLDFPVQFVNYR; encoded by the coding sequence ATGGCCGACTCGTCGTTCGACATCGTCAGCAAGTTCGACCGCCAGGAGGCCGACAACGCCCTCAACCAGGCGGTCAAGGAGATCGGCCAGCGGTACGACTTCAAGAACACCGGCGCCACGATCGAGTGGAAGGGCGAGCAGGGGATCGAGGTCACGGCCAACGCCGAGGAGCGGGCCCTGGCGGTGCTCGAGGTCTTCAAGGAGAAGCTCATCAAGCGCGGCATCAGCCTCAAGGCGCTCGAGACCGACGACCCGCGACAGAGCGGCAAGGACGTCAAGCTCAACGGCACCTTCAGCGACGGCATCACGACCGAGCAGGCCAAGAAGGTCAGCAAGATCATCCGCGACGAGGGTCCCAAGGGCGCCAAGGTGCAGATCCAGGGCGACGAGCTGCGCGTCACGAGCAAGAAGCGCGACGACCTGCAGGAGATCATCGCGCTCGTGAAGGCCGCCGACCTCGACTTCCCGGTGCAGTTCGTCAACTACCGCTGA
- a CDS encoding UDP-N-acetylmuramate dehydrogenase: MRLSEVTTLRLGGPAREVVEATTTDELIAAVADADDSGTPVLLVAGGSNLVVADEGFDGRVVLVRTSGDVVDQDACSGATVTVAAGESWEALVARAVGQEWIGIEALAGIPGSVGATPIQNVGAYGQEVAQSIIRVRTWDRREGEVRTLAADQCRFGYRTSRFKAEPGRHVVLDVAFQLRLGSLGAPVAYAELARTLGIEVGGRAPAAEVREAVLALRRGKGMVLDPADHDTWSAGSFFTNPVLAAEATERLPSEAPRFVQPDGTVKTSAAWLISHAGFDRGHGTGAASLSTKHALALTNRGDATTDELLALAREVRDGVAARFGIELEPEPNLVGCAI, encoded by the coding sequence ATGCGCTTGTCGGAGGTCACCACGCTCCGCCTCGGGGGCCCGGCCCGTGAGGTCGTCGAGGCCACCACGACCGATGAGCTGATCGCCGCCGTCGCCGATGCCGACGACTCCGGGACCCCGGTCCTGCTGGTGGCGGGCGGCAGCAACCTCGTCGTGGCCGACGAGGGATTCGACGGGCGCGTCGTGCTGGTGCGCACCTCGGGTGACGTGGTCGACCAGGACGCGTGCAGCGGCGCCACCGTCACGGTCGCCGCCGGCGAGTCCTGGGAGGCTCTTGTCGCCCGCGCGGTCGGGCAGGAATGGATCGGGATCGAGGCCCTCGCCGGGATCCCGGGATCAGTGGGTGCGACCCCGATCCAGAACGTGGGTGCCTACGGCCAGGAGGTCGCTCAGTCGATCATCCGGGTCCGCACCTGGGACCGGCGCGAGGGCGAGGTCCGCACGCTGGCGGCCGACCAGTGCCGCTTCGGCTACCGCACGAGCCGCTTCAAGGCAGAGCCCGGCCGCCACGTCGTGCTCGACGTCGCGTTCCAGCTGCGGCTCGGATCGCTCGGCGCGCCGGTCGCCTACGCCGAGCTCGCCCGGACGCTCGGGATCGAGGTGGGTGGGCGCGCGCCCGCGGCCGAGGTTCGCGAGGCGGTCCTGGCCCTTCGTCGGGGCAAGGGCATGGTGCTCGATCCCGCTGATCACGACACCTGGAGTGCCGGGTCGTTCTTCACCAACCCCGTGCTCGCGGCCGAGGCCACCGAGCGACTGCCGAGCGAGGCCCCGCGTTTCGTGCAGCCCGACGGCACGGTCAAGACGAGTGCGGCCTGGCTCATCAGTCACGCCGGGTTCGATCGCGGCCACGGCACGGGGGCTGCGAGCCTCTCGACCAAGCACGCGCTCGCGCTGACGAACCGCGGTGACGCCACGACCGACGAGCTGCTCGCGCTGGCCCGTGAGGTCCGCGACGGCGTCGCCGCACGGTTCGGCATCGAGCTCGAGCCCGAGCCGAACCTCGTCGGCTGCGCGATCTGA
- the typA gene encoding translational GTPase TypA, whose protein sequence is MPIRHDLRNVAIVAHVDHGKTTLVDAMLQQQGNYDEHHQLAERAMDSGDLEREKGITILAKNTAVRYNGPGAPEGGVTINIIDTPGHADFGGEVERGLSMVDAVVLLVDASEGPLPQTRFVLRKALAAKMPVILVVNKVDRPDSRIAEVVDETYELFLDLLPEDAGDDALDFPVVYASAKAGRASTNKPDDGGLPDSENLIPLFQTIMDAVPAPEYTEGAPLQAHVTNLDSSPFLGRLALVRVKEGELKKGQQVAWIKRDGSIERTKITELLVTEALERKPGEKAGPGDIVAIAGMSTITIGETLADPDNPVALPLIHVDEPAISMTIGTNTSPLAGREKGTKVTARLVKDRLESELIGNVSIKVLPTERPDAWEVHGRGELALAILVEQMRREGYELTVGKPQVVTREVDGKIHEPVERLTIDCPEDYLGTITQLLAVRRGRMEQMVNHGTGWVRMEFLVPARGLIGFRTEFLTDTRGTGIAHHVFEGYEPWAGDISTRPSGSLVADRAGAVTSFAMTNLQERGTLFVDPATEVYEGMIVGENSRDDDMDVNITKEKAQTNIRSATSDNFEKVIPPKKLSLEQSLEFCREDECVELTPTHVRIRKVVLNQSERARSAKARRSGRS, encoded by the coding sequence ATGCCCATTCGCCATGACCTGCGCAACGTCGCGATCGTCGCCCACGTCGACCACGGCAAGACCACGTTGGTCGACGCCATGCTCCAGCAGCAGGGCAACTACGACGAGCACCACCAGCTCGCCGAGCGCGCGATGGACTCCGGCGACCTCGAGCGCGAGAAGGGCATCACGATCCTCGCGAAGAACACCGCGGTCCGTTACAACGGCCCGGGCGCCCCGGAGGGCGGCGTCACGATCAACATCATCGACACCCCCGGTCACGCCGACTTCGGTGGCGAGGTCGAGCGCGGCCTCTCGATGGTCGACGCCGTCGTGCTGCTGGTCGACGCCTCCGAGGGTCCGCTCCCCCAGACCCGCTTCGTCCTGCGCAAGGCCCTCGCGGCCAAGATGCCGGTCATCCTCGTCGTCAACAAGGTCGACCGTCCCGACTCGCGCATCGCGGAGGTCGTCGACGAGACCTACGAGCTGTTCCTCGACCTGTTGCCCGAGGACGCCGGCGACGACGCCCTCGACTTCCCCGTCGTGTACGCGTCGGCCAAGGCCGGGCGCGCCTCGACGAACAAGCCCGACGACGGCGGCCTGCCCGACTCCGAGAACCTGATTCCGCTGTTCCAGACGATCATGGACGCCGTCCCGGCCCCGGAGTACACCGAGGGCGCACCGCTGCAGGCGCACGTCACGAACCTCGACTCCTCGCCGTTCCTCGGTCGCCTGGCGCTCGTCCGCGTCAAGGAGGGTGAGCTCAAGAAGGGTCAGCAGGTCGCGTGGATCAAGCGCGACGGCTCGATCGAGCGCACCAAGATCACCGAGCTCCTCGTGACCGAGGCGCTCGAGCGCAAGCCCGGCGAGAAGGCCGGCCCCGGCGACATCGTGGCCATCGCGGGCATGTCGACCATCACGATCGGCGAGACGCTGGCCGACCCCGACAACCCCGTCGCCCTGCCGCTCATCCATGTCGACGAGCCGGCCATCTCGATGACGATCGGCACGAACACCTCGCCGCTCGCGGGTCGCGAGAAGGGCACCAAGGTCACGGCGCGCCTCGTGAAGGACCGCCTCGAGTCGGAGCTGATCGGCAACGTCTCGATCAAGGTGCTCCCGACCGAGCGACCGGACGCGTGGGAGGTCCACGGCCGTGGCGAGCTGGCCCTGGCCATCCTCGTCGAGCAGATGCGTCGTGAGGGCTACGAGCTCACGGTCGGCAAGCCGCAGGTCGTGACGCGCGAGGTCGACGGCAAGATCCACGAGCCCGTCGAGCGTCTGACGATCGACTGCCCCGAGGACTACCTCGGCACGATCACGCAGCTGCTCGCCGTCCGCCGCGGCCGCATGGAGCAGATGGTCAACCACGGCACCGGCTGGGTCCGGATGGAGTTCCTCGTGCCCGCCCGTGGCCTGATCGGCTTCCGCACCGAGTTCCTCACCGACACCCGCGGCACGGGCATCGCCCACCACGTCTTCGAGGGCTACGAGCCGTGGGCCGGCGACATCTCGACGCGACCGTCGGGCTCGCTCGTCGCCGACCGCGCCGGCGCCGTCACGTCGTTCGCGATGACCAACCTGCAGGAGCGCGGCACCCTGTTCGTCGACCCCGCCACCGAGGTGTACGAGGGCATGATCGTCGGCGAGAACTCGCGCGACGACGACATGGACGTCAACATCACCAAGGAGAAGGCGCAGACCAACATCCGGTCGGCGACCTCGGACAACTTCGAGAAGGTCATCCCGCCGAAGAAGCTGTCGCTCGAGCAGTCGCTGGAGTTCTGCCGCGAGGACGAGTGCGTCGAGCTGACGCCCACGCACGTGCGCATCCGCAAGGTCGTGCTCAACCAGTCCGAGCGCGCCCGCTCCGCCAAGGCGCGTCGCTCCGGCCGCAGCTGA
- a CDS encoding quinone-dependent dihydroorotate dehydrogenase: MVYDALFRQVFARMDPELAHEQAFRAIRLGGRAAGAVVRVPEAPRTVMGIEFPHAFGLAAGFDKNASGVLGLLALGFGHVEIGTVTSQAQPGNPRPRLARLVDDRAVVNRMGFNNDGAAVVAARLHRLRRSAAGRRAVIGVNIGKTKVVPPEHAVSDYVDSARLLTPFADYLVVNVSSPNTPGLRDLQAVEQLEPILAAVREVTELNHGRRVPLVVKIAPDLADTDVDAVADLALELGLDGISATNTTIARPDSLVTPRAVVEAAGGGGLSGPVLAERSTEVLVRLRERVGDRLALIGVGGVDSPDDVVARLAAGADLVQAYTGFIYGGPAWPARLAAAAAAAQE; this comes from the coding sequence GTGGTCTACGACGCGCTGTTCCGCCAGGTGTTCGCCCGTATGGATCCCGAGCTCGCGCACGAGCAGGCGTTCCGGGCGATCCGCCTGGGCGGACGTGCCGCCGGCGCGGTGGTCCGGGTCCCGGAGGCCCCGCGCACCGTCATGGGGATCGAGTTCCCGCACGCCTTCGGTCTCGCCGCCGGCTTCGACAAGAACGCCAGCGGCGTCCTGGGGCTCCTGGCGCTCGGTTTCGGCCACGTGGAGATCGGCACCGTGACGTCCCAGGCGCAGCCGGGCAACCCCCGCCCTCGCCTCGCCCGCCTCGTCGACGACCGAGCGGTCGTCAACCGGATGGGCTTCAACAACGACGGCGCCGCCGTCGTCGCCGCGCGCCTGCACCGGCTCCGTCGCTCGGCGGCGGGCCGGCGGGCCGTCATCGGGGTCAACATCGGCAAGACCAAGGTCGTGCCGCCGGAGCACGCGGTGTCCGACTACGTCGACTCCGCGCGCCTGCTCACCCCGTTCGCCGACTACCTCGTGGTCAACGTCTCGAGCCCCAACACGCCCGGCCTGCGCGACCTGCAAGCCGTGGAGCAGCTCGAGCCGATCCTCGCGGCCGTCCGCGAGGTGACCGAGCTCAACCACGGTCGTCGCGTCCCGCTGGTGGTCAAGATCGCCCCTGATCTGGCCGACACCGACGTCGACGCCGTGGCCGACCTCGCGCTCGAGCTGGGCCTGGACGGCATCAGTGCGACGAACACGACGATCGCGCGGCCGGACTCGCTCGTGACGCCCCGCGCCGTGGTGGAGGCGGCCGGCGGTGGCGGCCTCTCGGGGCCCGTCCTCGCGGAGCGGTCCACCGAGGTCCTCGTCCGGCTCCGGGAGCGCGTCGGCGACCGCCTGGCCCTCATCGGCGTCGGTGGTGTCGACAGCCCCGATGACGTCGTCGCGCGGCTGGCGGCGGGGGCGGACCTGGTGCAGGCCTACACGGGATTCATCTACGGCGGCCCCGCCTGGCCGGCCCGCCTGGCAGCCGCTGCGGCAGCCGCCCAGGAGTGA
- a CDS encoding DUF4190 domain-containing protein: MSDPTQQPPSDPYRAQDPYQPQAPYQGPGAPGGPTPPPQGPPQQGQNPYGQGPSGHPQPMFNHAPQPNHPQATTSMVLGIISIVGGFMCLVPLLMAPVAWIMGRKAVKEIDASGGQLGGRGEAQTGFITGIVGTVLLILGVIATILIVALVFAAADSTNSGDYSYDALTSLIPAGR, encoded by the coding sequence ATGAGCGATCCGACCCAGCAGCCGCCCTCGGACCCGTACCGGGCTCAGGACCCGTACCAGCCGCAGGCGCCCTACCAGGGCCCCGGAGCCCCGGGTGGCCCGACGCCGCCTCCCCAGGGTCCGCCCCAGCAGGGCCAGAACCCCTACGGCCAAGGCCCCTCCGGCCATCCGCAGCCGATGTTCAACCACGCGCCCCAGCCCAACCACCCGCAGGCCACGACTTCGATGGTGCTCGGCATCATCTCGATCGTCGGTGGCTTCATGTGCCTGGTGCCGCTTCTCATGGCACCCGTCGCGTGGATCATGGGCCGCAAGGCCGTCAAGGAGATCGACGCCTCCGGTGGCCAGCTCGGCGGACGGGGCGAGGCGCAGACGGGCTTCATCACGGGCATCGTCGGCACCGTGCTGCTGATCCTCGGCGTGATCGCCACGATCCTCATCGTCGCGCTCGTGTTCGCGGCGGCCGACTCGACCAACAGCGGCGACTACTCCTACGACGCCCTGACCAGCCTGATCCCGGCCGGTCGCTGA
- the gdhA gene encoding NADP-specific glutamate dehydrogenase yields MPELEQRLQDVYDEVTSRNRGDDVFHQAVLEVLESLGPVLERHPEYVDAGVVRRLVEPERQVVFRVPWVDDDGRVRVNRGFRVEFSSTLGPYKGGLRFHPSVDVATVKFLGFEQVLKNALTGLSIGGGKGGSDFDPKGRSDAEVMRFCQSFMTELYRHVGEHTDVPAGDQGVSTREIGYLFGQYKRITNRFEAGVLTGKGPAWGGSRIRTEATGYGLAFFVRDVLEAHDSSLDGKRVVVSGSGNVAIHAIEKVHQLGGTVVACSDSSGFVVDEDGIDLELLKQVKLERRGRIAEYAEQRDRAAMGSGSIWEVPCDVALPCATQNELDDKGAASLVENGCTVVAEGANMPTTPEAVDVLREAGVTFVPGKAANAGGVATSALEMQQNASRESWTADDVERRLETVMRDIHTACVTTAEEYGAPGDYALGANIAGFTRVADAMLAQGVV; encoded by the coding sequence GTGCCCGAGCTCGAGCAGCGACTGCAGGACGTCTACGACGAGGTGACGAGCCGCAACCGCGGCGACGACGTGTTCCACCAGGCGGTGCTCGAGGTGCTCGAGAGCCTCGGGCCGGTGCTCGAGCGCCACCCCGAGTACGTCGACGCGGGTGTGGTCCGTCGCCTCGTCGAGCCGGAGCGACAGGTCGTGTTCCGCGTGCCGTGGGTCGACGACGACGGTCGCGTGCGGGTCAACCGGGGCTTCCGGGTCGAGTTCAGCTCGACGCTGGGGCCCTACAAGGGTGGACTGCGCTTCCACCCGAGCGTCGACGTCGCCACCGTCAAGTTCCTGGGCTTCGAGCAGGTCCTGAAGAACGCCCTGACCGGCCTGTCGATCGGTGGCGGCAAGGGCGGCTCGGACTTCGACCCCAAGGGCCGCTCCGACGCCGAGGTCATGCGGTTCTGCCAGTCCTTCATGACCGAGCTCTACCGCCACGTGGGGGAGCACACCGACGTCCCGGCGGGCGACCAGGGCGTCAGCACGCGGGAGATCGGGTACCTGTTCGGCCAGTACAAGCGCATCACCAACCGCTTCGAGGCCGGCGTGCTGACCGGCAAGGGACCGGCCTGGGGCGGGTCGCGGATCCGGACCGAGGCCACCGGGTACGGCCTGGCGTTCTTCGTGCGCGACGTCCTCGAGGCGCACGACTCCTCGCTCGACGGCAAACGGGTCGTGGTGTCGGGCTCGGGCAACGTCGCGATCCACGCGATCGAGAAGGTGCACCAGCTGGGCGGCACCGTCGTCGCGTGCTCGGACTCCTCGGGCTTCGTCGTCGACGAGGACGGCATCGACCTGGAGCTGCTGAAGCAGGTCAAGCTGGAGCGACGCGGACGGATCGCGGAGTACGCCGAGCAGCGCGACCGGGCCGCGATGGGTTCGGGGTCGATCTGGGAGGTTCCGTGCGACGTGGCGCTCCCGTGCGCGACGCAGAACGAGCTCGACGACAAGGGCGCCGCCTCGCTGGTCGAGAACGGCTGCACGGTCGTCGCCGAGGGGGCGAACATGCCGACGACGCCCGAGGCCGTCGACGTGCTGCGCGAGGCCGGCGTCACGTTCGTCCCCGGCAAGGCGGCCAATGCCGGTGGAGTCGCCACGAGCGCGCTCGAGATGCAGCAGAACGCCTCCCGCGAGTCGTGGACGGCCGACGACGTCGAGCGACGGCTGGAGACGGTCATGCGTGACATCCACACGGCCTGCGTGACGACCGCCGAGGAGTACGGGGCGCCGGGCGACTACGCGCTCGGGGCGAACATCGCGGGGTTCACGCGCGTCGCCGACGCGATGCTGGCGCAGGGCGTCGTCTGA